The Brevibacillus brevis genome contains a region encoding:
- a CDS encoding divergent PAP2 family protein, with product MADFFENFPLWAALLAIGIAQFVKIPLHFFATKTWQWSLLMSTGGMPSSHSSAVTALSTAVGLREGFGSNMFAISAILGVIVMFDAAGVRRHAGMQAVVLNKLVDEFNHLLEGMKSLKVRPNQEKAKKLKELLGHQPIEVLIGGWLGVMIALLLHPFF from the coding sequence GTGGCGGATTTTTTTGAAAACTTCCCCTTATGGGCAGCACTGCTAGCCATAGGGATCGCCCAATTTGTTAAAATTCCCCTCCATTTTTTTGCAACGAAAACGTGGCAATGGTCACTGCTCATGAGTACAGGCGGTATGCCCAGCTCTCACTCTTCTGCCGTGACAGCACTATCCACAGCCGTGGGACTGCGCGAGGGCTTTGGCAGCAACATGTTCGCTATTTCCGCCATTCTCGGTGTAATCGTGATGTTTGATGCCGCAGGTGTCCGCCGCCATGCCGGTATGCAAGCCGTTGTCTTAAATAAGCTGGTCGATGAATTCAACCACCTGCTAGAAGGAATGAAATCGTTAAAAGTACGCCCTAACCAGGAAAAAGCGAAAAAACTGAAAGAACTGCTCGGTCATCAACCCATCGAGGTATTGATCGGCGGTTGGTTAGGCGTGATGATTGCGTTATTGCTCCATCCGTTTTTTTAA
- a CDS encoding sigma-70 family RNA polymerase sigma factor — MIKLTDEANQKLLDAFLAQADNQLLYQRVLTSPGDTQRSDELDSRLQEFYAEVQLTKFISSLIRFTAIELAVRNQKIGKVCQPTDEIEMVVDNLVSDTNKSEREDTSEWEDVLADKRVLDAVQTLTEKEQEILKLLYLRNLKEAEAASLSGISQQAVSKTKKRALLKIRKQLEGGGIHEPVNTGKASTK; from the coding sequence GTGATTAAACTTACAGACGAAGCTAATCAGAAGTTGCTGGATGCATTTCTAGCTCAAGCAGACAATCAACTACTATACCAACGAGTGCTTACTTCACCGGGCGACACTCAGAGGAGTGATGAATTGGATAGTAGACTTCAGGAGTTTTACGCTGAGGTCCAATTGACCAAATTTATTTCGTCACTCATTCGTTTTACAGCTATCGAGTTGGCTGTTCGAAATCAAAAGATAGGCAAGGTATGCCAGCCTACAGACGAGATTGAAATGGTTGTAGACAACCTTGTTAGCGACACTAACAAAAGTGAACGGGAGGACACATCTGAGTGGGAAGATGTATTAGCTGACAAACGAGTTTTGGATGCTGTTCAAACCCTCACTGAAAAGGAACAGGAGATACTTAAACTTCTATATTTGAGGAATCTCAAAGAGGCAGAGGCTGCGAGTCTGTCAGGCATTAGCCAACAAGCCGTTTCTAAAACAAAGAAACGAGCGTTACTGAAGATCAGAAAACAGCTAGAGGGAGGCGGAATACATGAGCCTGTTAACACTGGTAAAGCGAGCACAAAATAA
- a CDS encoding N-acetylmuramoyl-L-alanine amidase family protein: MDLTGKRIALDPGHGGDHPGKVYKGRQEKDVTLMFSKVLRTMLETEGAKVYMTRITDKDFGGSTDAKDVNERVKKSISITPMTILIFCSVFM; the protein is encoded by the coding sequence ATGGATTTGACAGGTAAAAGGATTGCTCTTGACCCAGGACATGGCGGCGATCATCCAGGCAAAGTATATAAGGGTCGGCAAGAAAAAGATGTTACTCTGATGTTTAGTAAAGTTCTTAGAACCATGCTTGAAACAGAAGGTGCAAAAGTTTATATGACGCGTATTACTGATAAGGATTTTGGTGGTTCGACCGACGCTAAGGATGTCAATGAGCGAGTAAAAAAATCAATAAGTATTACGCCAATGACGATCTTGATATTTTGCTCAGTATTCATGTGA
- a CDS encoding DUF309 domain-containing protein has product MGYPEQYLQFIEKFNDGEYYECHDLLEDIWMEDKSDKFLQGLLQLSVGLYHQEYGNIKGARWMLGNARKYLTRYQPVHWGLDVTRVLRYIDECEKLLPEKDVISYTEAKAMTFPPLRLYVDTSC; this is encoded by the coding sequence ATGGGGTATCCCGAGCAGTATTTACAGTTCATTGAAAAATTCAATGATGGAGAATACTACGAATGCCACGATCTGTTGGAAGACATCTGGATGGAAGATAAGTCAGACAAGTTTTTGCAAGGATTGCTGCAATTGTCAGTCGGACTGTATCACCAAGAGTACGGCAATATAAAAGGTGCTCGCTGGATGTTAGGCAATGCACGAAAGTATTTGACCCGTTACCAGCCAGTTCATTGGGGACTGGACGTAACAAGAGTTCTTCGTTACATAGATGAATGCGAGAAATTGTTGCCGGAAAAGGATGTCATTTCTTATACAGAGGCAAAAGCCATGACGTTTCCACCCTTGCGCTTATATGTCGACACATCATGTTAA
- a CDS encoding phage holin family protein, translating into MKFLQSLDNVVTPANGMAVTTGVFLTPIFQYLYGTGRMDILFVLFFMITLDWVTGISAAKKDKSYTSEYGLSRIPRSLFLLALPAVANTLDRVMGTPGFLFYGVTFGLLYHTWNSLTANAHRAGWPVPKSIVNLVGSEIKAKAERAARKEQK; encoded by the coding sequence ATGAAGTTTTTACAGAGTTTAGATAACGTAGTGACCCCGGCAAACGGAATGGCAGTAACTACGGGAGTGTTTCTTACTCCGATATTTCAATACCTCTATGGAACTGGCAGGATGGATATCTTGTTTGTGCTATTTTTCATGATCACACTTGATTGGGTCACGGGCATATCCGCAGCGAAAAAGGATAAGTCCTACACGTCAGAATACGGCCTATCCCGAATCCCGCGTTCGCTGTTTCTTTTAGCATTGCCAGCCGTTGCTAACACGCTAGATCGGGTGATGGGTACACCCGGTTTTCTGTTTTATGGAGTTACATTCGGTCTACTCTATCACACATGGAACAGCCTCACAGCAAATGCTCACCGAGCTGGTTGGCCTGTTCCGAAATCGATTGTTAACTTGGTCGGATCAGAAATCAAAGCAAAGGCTGAGAGAGCCGCAAGAAAGGAGCAAAAATAA
- a CDS encoding cobalamin-binding protein, whose amino-acid sequence MRIVSICPSNTEILYYLGLHEHVVGLDDHSDWPLEWQHLPRVGPDLTIDMDLVAALQPDLVVASLSVPGMEKNIEALRDRDIPHIVLNPSRIGEIAHDIRLVGEATGTQRQAEQLAVQFDETIESIRQKAAKYVQRPKLYWEWWPNPIYTPGQENWLTDVSEIAGATNIFADYPVANVKATREMVMERNPDHIFIVWCGIELKRIKPDMITSRPEWMNMTAIRNNQVHLLEEGLYCRPSPRILEGLEKLVDLIHTK is encoded by the coding sequence ATGCGCATTGTTTCCATCTGCCCCAGCAATACCGAAATCCTGTATTATTTAGGCTTGCATGAGCATGTCGTCGGTTTGGATGATCACTCTGACTGGCCGCTGGAGTGGCAGCATCTCCCCCGAGTTGGGCCCGATTTAACAATTGATATGGACCTGGTCGCTGCCCTCCAACCGGATCTGGTCGTAGCGTCGCTCTCTGTTCCTGGCATGGAGAAAAATATAGAAGCTCTGCGCGACAGAGACATTCCTCATATCGTCCTGAACCCTTCCCGAATCGGGGAAATTGCTCATGACATCCGACTCGTCGGTGAGGCGACAGGAACACAGAGGCAAGCCGAGCAGCTTGCGGTCCAATTTGACGAAACCATTGAAAGCATCCGACAAAAAGCAGCGAAGTACGTTCAACGCCCGAAGCTGTACTGGGAATGGTGGCCGAATCCCATCTACACACCTGGTCAGGAAAATTGGCTGACCGATGTAAGTGAGATTGCGGGTGCCACCAATATTTTTGCAGACTATCCTGTCGCGAACGTCAAGGCCACGCGGGAAATGGTCATGGAACGCAATCCGGATCATATTTTCATCGTCTGGTGCGGAATTGAACTGAAGCGAATCAAGCCTGACATGATTACAAGCCGACCAGAGTGGATGAACATGACCGCGATTCGAAACAATCAGGTCCACTTGTTGGAAGAAGGCCTCTATTGCCGCCCTTCTCCTCGCATTTTGGAAGGACTGGAGAAGCTGGTTGATTTGATTCATACAAAATGA
- a CDS encoding helix-turn-helix domain-containing protein — protein MVEIIERFEPKIRKSLKFTDIGVREDIHQEIIFRMIKAVKSYKLPKKSN, from the coding sequence ATGGTAGAGATCATAGAAAGATTTGAGCCAAAGATTCGGAAGTCGTTAAAATTTACGGATATAGGTGTACGTGAAGACATACATCAAGAGATAATATTTCGAATGATTAAAGCTGTCAAATCGTATAAACTTCCGAAGAAAAGTAACTGA
- a CDS encoding leucyl aminopeptidase has protein sequence MKVAVEKRIQLVNIACDELIVPLWKGEEISQVYPELDEAFGGSLSGLQQDKEITGEAKEITVVHGMNSVAAKKLLIVGMGEPGKFDFVTARNAWGRAAKTVVGKGNGKTVVVDLPTTEHLSADRLAQAVTEAFGLAEYNYEGYRQKAKREFDPIATVQILSADADASLVQAGVARGSALVSGTNLARTLVNEPANYLTPRALKDAMVEVAERYGMTVEVMEKAKLEELGMGGVLSVAKGSELEPYVVVVKYQGRDTWDDVIGLIGKGVTFDTGGISIKPVAGMEDMKSDMGGAAAMIGALEALGQIKPKVNVLAVVGTVENMPSGTAFRPGDVITTMSGKTVEIITTDAEGRLVLADCITYAKEQGVSCLVDAATLTGGIVVALGHFCSGAMTNDKALMDELMNAADVAGERLWQLPTFEEYRSLNKSRFADLKNSGGRYGHGIIGGVFLQEFVGDTPWVHLDIAGTAYTASAGDMQPAGGTGAMTRTIVEFVSSRSE, from the coding sequence ATGAAAGTAGCAGTAGAAAAACGCATACAGCTTGTGAATATCGCGTGTGATGAACTGATTGTCCCACTATGGAAGGGTGAGGAGATTTCTCAAGTATACCCGGAATTGGACGAAGCTTTTGGAGGCAGTCTGAGTGGCTTGCAGCAGGACAAGGAAATTACGGGTGAGGCGAAGGAAATTACGGTTGTCCACGGAATGAACAGCGTAGCTGCGAAAAAACTGTTGATCGTCGGGATGGGTGAACCAGGCAAATTTGATTTCGTCACAGCCCGAAATGCATGGGGACGTGCAGCCAAAACAGTTGTGGGAAAAGGCAACGGCAAAACAGTGGTTGTTGATTTGCCAACAACAGAGCATCTGAGTGCTGACCGTCTGGCGCAGGCAGTAACGGAAGCCTTTGGACTTGCCGAATATAACTACGAGGGCTACCGTCAAAAGGCAAAGCGTGAGTTTGACCCAATTGCGACGGTGCAAATTTTGTCAGCAGATGCCGATGCTTCGTTGGTACAGGCAGGTGTTGCACGTGGTTCGGCGCTCGTATCCGGGACGAATCTGGCACGCACGCTCGTCAATGAACCAGCTAACTACTTGACTCCACGCGCATTGAAGGATGCGATGGTCGAGGTAGCAGAGCGCTATGGCATGACTGTGGAAGTAATGGAAAAAGCGAAGCTGGAAGAGCTGGGGATGGGCGGAGTACTCTCTGTAGCGAAAGGCAGCGAGCTTGAGCCTTATGTCGTGGTAGTCAAATATCAAGGAAGAGACACGTGGGACGATGTCATCGGCTTGATCGGGAAAGGCGTGACGTTTGATACAGGTGGAATTTCCATCAAGCCAGTAGCTGGCATGGAAGACATGAAGTCGGACATGGGTGGAGCGGCTGCGATGATCGGCGCATTGGAGGCACTGGGGCAAATCAAACCGAAAGTAAACGTACTCGCTGTCGTCGGTACCGTGGAAAACATGCCATCCGGAACAGCATTCCGTCCAGGCGATGTCATCACGACCATGAGCGGCAAAACGGTGGAGATTATTACGACAGACGCAGAAGGTCGCCTCGTCCTGGCTGATTGCATCACCTATGCAAAAGAGCAAGGTGTGTCTTGCCTGGTGGATGCCGCTACCTTGACAGGTGGTATCGTGGTCGCGCTCGGTCATTTCTGCTCCGGTGCGATGACCAACGACAAAGCACTGATGGATGAGCTAATGAATGCAGCAGATGTCGCAGGCGAGCGCTTGTGGCAGCTCCCTACCTTTGAGGAGTATCGCAGCCTGAACAAGAGCCGCTTTGCCGATTTGAAAAACTCGGGTGGACGTTATGGCCACGGCATCATCGGCGGTGTTTTCCTGCAAGAATTCGTTGGCGACACACCTTGGGTACATCTGGACATCGCGGGTACGGCATACACAGCAAGTGCTGGCGACATGCAACCAGCGGGCGGTACCGGAGCAATGACGCGCACGATTGTTGAGTTTGTTTCCAGCCGTAGTGAATAA
- a CDS encoding CoA-binding protein: protein MAQNPSNEARRQLLEDAKTIAVVGLSNKPDRTSYMVSQAMQNVGYKIIPVNPVIAGETVLGEKVLASLSEIDQPVDIVDVFRRSEDMMPVAEDALKMQNKPKVFWMQQGIANEEAAKLVADQGIEVVQDMCIKVDHALLRVGK from the coding sequence ATGGCACAAAATCCAAGCAACGAAGCACGTCGTCAACTGCTGGAGGATGCAAAAACGATCGCAGTAGTGGGTCTGTCCAACAAGCCGGACCGCACCAGCTATATGGTATCGCAAGCTATGCAGAACGTGGGCTACAAGATCATCCCGGTCAATCCTGTCATCGCGGGTGAAACGGTTTTGGGTGAAAAAGTGCTTGCCAGTCTGTCTGAGATCGATCAACCAGTCGACATCGTCGATGTGTTCCGCCGAAGCGAAGACATGATGCCTGTTGCAGAGGATGCATTGAAAATGCAGAACAAGCCAAAAGTGTTCTGGATGCAACAAGGCATTGCCAATGAAGAAGCGGCTAAACTGGTTGCAGATCAAGGCATCGAGGTTGTGCAGGACATGTGCATCAAGGTAGATCACGCCCTTTTGCGGGTTGGAAAATAA
- a CDS encoding sulfite oxidase-like oxidoreductase produces MFINPSTDTKRDRIPPNQKQTTGFPVLHYGEVPEYTDLSTEWSFRLFGLVEEEVALTYEQMMALPKGGTTNDIHCVTGWSKLDNEWEGIPVEEVLKLVKVKPEAKYVMLHAEHGWTVNIPLVDFMKNGNLFATKHNGEDLTPEHGWPLRFVIPHLYFWKSAKWVRGIEFMEKDKQGFWEKNGYNMYGDPWKEQRFAWD; encoded by the coding sequence ATGTTTATCAATCCATCAACAGACACCAAACGCGACCGTATTCCCCCTAATCAGAAGCAGACGACAGGTTTTCCTGTCCTGCACTACGGGGAGGTTCCTGAATATACAGACCTGTCCACCGAGTGGAGCTTTCGTCTTTTCGGTCTCGTCGAAGAGGAAGTTGCATTGACCTATGAGCAAATGATGGCTCTGCCAAAAGGCGGCACGACCAATGATATTCACTGCGTTACAGGGTGGAGCAAGCTGGACAATGAATGGGAAGGCATTCCGGTGGAGGAAGTTCTGAAGCTGGTAAAGGTGAAGCCGGAAGCGAAGTACGTCATGCTGCACGCTGAGCACGGATGGACGGTGAACATTCCGCTTGTCGACTTCATGAAAAACGGCAATCTGTTCGCTACGAAACATAACGGCGAGGATTTGACCCCTGAGCACGGCTGGCCGCTGCGCTTTGTCATCCCGCATCTCTACTTCTGGAAAAGCGCCAAGTGGGTACGTGGGATTGAGTTTATGGAGAAAGACAAACAAGGGTTTTGGGAGAAGAACGGGTACAATATGTACGGTGATCCTTGGAAAGAGCAGAGGTTTGCTTGGGATTGA
- a CDS encoding N-acetylmuramoyl-L-alanine amidase encodes MNMTIPDARVMDVRTSLPRHKTLRYGRRKPSDIRSAAMHHSATKSGTPEAFAGYHVTTNGWPGIAYHFVIQKDGVIYWCNDPETISYHVDNSNRHALGICIVGDFRTQQPTAAQLDAANRLIQHLQVQIPTMKQVLGHQEYPGYAWKNCPAFPMGKFRSDYSQYLQKPVDKPDKPQQVPVAISLNGSLLSVTGFLQGGVFMLPVRAVANATGGKVEWIAATQDVRVNGKDLNEKIIEGSAYAPAREMAAALCLQAEWDGKTQTVKLRGCVTE; translated from the coding sequence ATGAATATGACAATACCAGACGCGCGCGTTATGGACGTTCGCACCTCTTTACCACGCCACAAAACATTAAGGTATGGACGGCGTAAGCCATCAGATATCCGATCGGCAGCCATGCATCATTCAGCTACAAAAAGCGGAACACCGGAGGCATTCGCAGGTTATCATGTCACCACGAACGGCTGGCCGGGCATTGCCTATCATTTTGTGATCCAAAAGGATGGGGTGATTTACTGGTGTAACGATCCAGAAACAATTTCCTACCACGTAGACAATAGCAACCGTCATGCGCTAGGCATTTGCATTGTCGGAGACTTCCGGACACAACAACCAACCGCTGCACAGCTCGATGCGGCGAATCGCCTGATACAGCACCTGCAGGTACAGATTCCAACTATGAAGCAGGTGCTTGGTCACCAGGAGTACCCCGGCTATGCGTGGAAAAACTGCCCTGCATTCCCGATGGGTAAGTTTCGGTCGGATTATTCACAGTATTTACAGAAGCCTGTGGACAAACCGGACAAACCACAGCAAGTACCGGTTGCTATTAGCCTGAATGGTTCACTGTTATCAGTCACTGGTTTCCTACAGGGTGGTGTGTTCATGCTTCCTGTAAGAGCGGTAGCCAATGCTACTGGTGGAAAAGTGGAGTGGATCGCGGCTACCCAAGATGTGCGTGTAAACGGCAAAGATTTAAACGAGAAGATTATAGAGGGATCGGCATATGCTCCTGCTCGTGAGATGGCTGCCGCGCTTTGTCTTCAAGCTGAGTGGGATGGGAAAACCCAAACCGTGAAACTGAGAGGTTGTGTTACAGAATGA